The Streptomonospora litoralis genome window below encodes:
- a CDS encoding monovalent cation/H+ antiporter complex subunit F, which produces MNVLDYAYTVTFVLLGAGVLLTVYRLVRGPSVMDRIVCLNATSVLLISFIAVEVALRGDPAYIGVVITFALLGFVGSLTAARFAERRAHDRG; this is translated from the coding sequence ATGAACGTCCTGGACTACGCCTACACGGTGACCTTCGTGCTGCTGGGAGCCGGGGTGCTGCTGACCGTGTACCGGTTGGTGCGGGGGCCCTCGGTGATGGACCGCATCGTGTGCCTGAACGCCACCTCGGTGCTGCTGATCAGCTTCATCGCGGTCGAGGTCGCGCTGCGCGGCGATCCGGCCTACATCGGTGTGGTGATCACCTTCGCGCTGCTGGGATTCGTGGGTTCGCTCACCGCGGCCCGCTTCGCCGAGAGGAGGGCGCATGACCGGGGCTGA
- a CDS encoding sodium:proton antiporter — translation MSAPGFILIVAVAVLYSCGFYLLLQRSLMRVVFGIVVLGHAANLSLMLTDRAITLPPLLTGKDGPISDPLPQAMALTAIVITFGVTTFLLALAYRVWLGDDNDEVPADLEDRRIGRLSEPEDSP, via the coding sequence ATGAGCGCGCCCGGGTTCATTCTCATCGTGGCCGTGGCCGTCCTCTACTCCTGCGGCTTCTACCTGCTGCTCCAGCGCTCGCTGATGCGCGTGGTGTTCGGAATCGTCGTGCTGGGCCACGCCGCCAACCTGTCGCTGATGCTCACCGACCGGGCGATCACCCTGCCGCCGCTGCTGACGGGCAAGGACGGTCCCATCTCCGATCCGCTGCCGCAGGCGATGGCGCTGACCGCGATCGTCATCACCTTCGGGGTCACCACCTTCCTGCTGGCACTGGCCTACCGGGTGTGGCTGGGCGACGACAACGACGAGGTGCCCGCCGACCTGGAGGACCGCCGGATCGGGCGGCTCTCGGAGCCGGAGGACTCCCCGTGA
- a CDS encoding Na+/H+ antiporter subunit D yields the protein MNVLLAVPVVVPLLGAAAALLMRRAPRLQQAVAVTALAAVVVDTALLLRATADGTVLTSQAGAWEAPFGVTVVADPLAALLLAVSAVVLLVVQLYAIGQDIAGLSRAMPQVFHPIYLVLTAGVCLSFLAGDLFNLFVGFEVMLTASYALITQAPTRARVRASMIYTVVSLTSSILFLTGIALVYGLTGTVNLADIAVKLGGAPEELRMVLALLFLVVFGIKAALVPMHFWLPDSYPVAITRISAIFAALLTKVAVYAIIRSQTLLFGRDDISAVLLCIAIATMLVGIFGALVQDDLNRLMSFALVSHIGFMIFGLGLNSVSGMAGVVVYLVHHIVVQASLFLVNGLIRQYAGHSSLRAMRGLNTVSPVLAVYFFLPAMSLAGLPPMSGFIAKVALFQAGVGAGGWLVYAAIAAGVATSLLTVMAVFRVWVRGFWGTPMPDMVEARERLKRGAHLGGLRFMAAMTGVMVAAGLTVAAAAGPLSDLAFVAAHDLVNGTSYIEAVLGEGAR from the coding sequence GTGAACGTGCTGCTGGCCGTGCCGGTGGTGGTGCCGCTGCTGGGTGCCGCGGCCGCTTTGCTGATGCGCCGCGCCCCGCGCCTGCAGCAGGCCGTGGCGGTTACCGCGCTGGCCGCGGTCGTCGTGGACACCGCGCTGCTGCTGCGCGCCACCGCCGACGGCACCGTGCTGACCAGCCAGGCGGGGGCCTGGGAGGCGCCTTTCGGTGTCACCGTCGTCGCCGACCCGCTCGCGGCTCTGCTGCTGGCGGTGTCGGCGGTGGTGCTGCTGGTGGTGCAGCTGTATGCGATCGGTCAGGACATTGCGGGGCTCAGCCGCGCGATGCCGCAGGTGTTCCACCCCATCTACCTGGTGCTGACCGCCGGAGTGTGCCTGAGTTTCCTGGCGGGCGACCTGTTCAACCTCTTCGTCGGCTTCGAGGTCATGCTGACGGCCAGCTACGCGCTGATCACCCAGGCGCCCACGCGCGCCCGAGTGCGGGCCAGCATGATCTACACCGTGGTCAGCCTGACCTCCTCGATCCTGTTTCTGACCGGGATCGCGCTGGTCTACGGGCTGACCGGCACGGTCAACCTCGCCGACATCGCGGTGAAGCTGGGCGGCGCCCCGGAGGAGCTGCGCATGGTGCTGGCGCTGCTGTTCCTGGTGGTGTTCGGGATCAAGGCCGCGCTCGTGCCGATGCACTTCTGGCTGCCCGACAGCTACCCGGTGGCCATCACCCGCATTTCCGCCATCTTCGCGGCGCTGCTCACCAAGGTCGCCGTCTACGCCATCATCCGCAGCCAGACCCTGCTCTTCGGCCGCGACGACATATCCGCCGTGCTGCTGTGCATCGCGATCGCGACCATGCTCGTGGGTATCTTCGGCGCCCTGGTGCAGGACGACCTCAACCGCTTGATGTCCTTCGCCCTGGTCAGCCACATCGGGTTCATGATCTTCGGGCTGGGGCTGAACTCGGTCTCGGGCATGGCCGGGGTGGTGGTCTACCTGGTGCACCACATCGTCGTCCAGGCCAGTCTGTTCCTGGTCAACGGGCTGATCCGGCAGTACGCGGGGCATAGTTCGCTGCGTGCCATGCGCGGCCTCAACACGGTGTCGCCGGTGTTGGCCGTCTACTTCTTCCTGCCCGCGATGAGCCTGGCGGGGCTGCCGCCGATGTCGGGGTTCATCGCCAAGGTCGCCCTGTTCCAGGCGGGGGTGGGCGCCGGCGGGTGGCTCGTCTACGCCGCGATCGCCGCCGGGGTCGCCACCAGTCTGCTGACCGTCATGGCGGTGTTCCGCGTATGGGTGCGGGGGTTCTGGGGGACACCGATGCCGGACATGGTCGAGGCCCGTGAGCGGCTCAAGCGCGGAGCCCACCTGGGCGGCCTGCGGTTCATGGCGGCGATGACCGGTGTGATGGTCGCGGCCGGGCTCACGGTGGCCGCCGCGGCGGGCCCGCTGTCGGACCTGGCCTTCGTCGCGGCGCACGACCTGGTCAACGGCACGTCCTACATCGAGGCCGTGCTGGGTGAGGGGGCGCGATGA
- the mnhG gene encoding monovalent cation/H(+) antiporter subunit G encodes MTGADWATAVLLPLGAAFAFVGTVGLVRFPTLLGRVHAATKPDTVGLVLILAGAAFQLPDIRVAAWLGLAALFQFLTVPVLAQTLGRVAYSRGEVKTELLVADELADAVELSREKGEEGAQS; translated from the coding sequence ATGACCGGGGCTGACTGGGCCACCGCCGTCCTGCTGCCGCTGGGGGCGGCGTTCGCGTTCGTCGGTACGGTCGGGCTGGTTCGCTTTCCCACCCTGCTGGGGCGCGTGCACGCCGCCACCAAGCCCGACACGGTGGGCCTCGTGCTGATACTGGCCGGTGCCGCGTTCCAGCTGCCCGACATCCGGGTGGCCGCCTGGCTGGGACTGGCCGCGCTGTTCCAGTTCCTCACCGTGCCGGTACTCGCCCAGACGCTGGGGCGCGTCGCCTACAGCCGCGGCGAGGTCAAGACCGAGCTGCTGGTCGCCGACGAGCTGGCCGACGCGGTGGAGCTGTCCCGCGAAAAGGGCGAGGAGGGCGCCCAGTCCTGA
- a CDS encoding Na+/H+ antiporter subunit E → MSTGPAVRASAPGPGRERPPSPLQRLLRRLPMLLWLTLMWVVLWGDASPGTVLAGAGVASGCYAVTRLPHLPVRLRFRPLHALLLVGHISLELLASSIRVAAHALWRPARMRGAIVAVPMRTDSDLLLVMVTAGLSLITGSLVIELNREEGVLYVHGTPVQSARAVRKLRRQVRHTEERFVRAFGTAADVEEFEREERLMREAESQDAGEESR, encoded by the coding sequence ATGAGCACGGGGCCCGCCGTCCGCGCGAGTGCGCCCGGACCGGGGCGGGAGCGGCCGCCCAGCCCGCTCCAGCGGTTGCTGCGGCGGCTGCCGATGCTGCTGTGGCTGACGCTGATGTGGGTGGTCCTGTGGGGCGATGCGAGCCCGGGCACGGTACTCGCAGGCGCCGGCGTGGCATCGGGCTGCTACGCGGTCACTCGGCTGCCGCACCTGCCCGTGCGCCTGCGTTTCCGGCCGCTGCACGCGTTGCTGCTGGTCGGACACATTTCCCTGGAGCTGCTGGCCTCCAGTATCCGGGTGGCCGCCCACGCGCTGTGGCGGCCCGCGCGCATGCGCGGCGCCATCGTGGCGGTCCCCATGCGCACCGACTCCGACCTGCTGCTGGTCATGGTCACCGCCGGGCTCTCCTTGATCACCGGCAGCCTGGTAATCGAGCTGAACCGGGAGGAAGGCGTGCTCTATGTGCACGGCACGCCGGTGCAGTCGGCGCGGGCCGTGCGCAAGTTGCGCCGTCAGGTGCGGCACACCGAGGAGCGCTTCGTCCGCGCGTTCGGCACCGCGGCCGACGTCGAGGAGTTCGAACGGGAGGAGCGGCTGATGCGCGAGGCCGAGTCCCAAGACGCCGGGGAGGAGAGTCGATGA